The Gillisia sp. Hel_I_86 genome has a segment encoding these proteins:
- the glyA gene encoding serine hydroxymethyltransferase gives MQQDTQIFDLIEAERNRQLNGLELIASENFVSDQVLEAAGSILTNKYAEGYPGKRYYGGCEIVDEVETLAIERLKELFNAEYANVQPHSGSQANTAVFHACMQPGDKFLGFDLSHGGHLTHGSPVNFSGRLYQPVFYGVVKETGLIDYDAVAEIAEREKPKMIIAGASAYSREIDYKRFREIADSVGAILFADIAHPAGLIAKGLLGDPLPHCHVVTSTTHKTLRGPRGGIIMMGKDFDNPFGLKLKNGNLKKMSALLDSGVFPGNQGGPLEHIIAAKAVAFGEALTDEFLHYMVQVKKNAKALAAAFVAKDYHVISGGTDNHMMLIDLRNKNITGKQAEEALGMAEITVNKNMVPFDDKSPFVTSGIRIGTPAVTTRGLKEDDMAKIVDLIDRVITNFEDEAELIKIEAEVLDMMQDLPLFA, from the coding sequence ATGCAACAAGATACACAAATTTTTGATCTGATAGAAGCTGAAAGAAACCGTCAACTGAATGGTTTAGAACTAATTGCTAGTGAGAATTTTGTGAGCGATCAGGTGCTTGAAGCAGCCGGTTCTATACTAACAAATAAATATGCTGAAGGATATCCAGGAAAGAGATATTATGGAGGTTGTGAGATCGTAGATGAGGTAGAAACACTAGCCATAGAACGTTTAAAGGAACTTTTTAATGCGGAGTATGCCAATGTGCAACCCCATTCAGGTTCTCAAGCAAATACAGCGGTTTTTCATGCTTGTATGCAGCCAGGAGATAAATTTCTTGGTTTCGATCTTTCTCATGGAGGACATTTAACGCATGGATCTCCTGTAAACTTTTCTGGGAGGCTATACCAGCCAGTGTTTTACGGAGTTGTAAAGGAAACTGGATTGATAGATTACGATGCAGTTGCAGAGATCGCTGAAAGGGAAAAACCTAAAATGATTATCGCAGGAGCTTCTGCATATTCAAGGGAAATAGATTATAAAAGATTTCGTGAAATAGCCGATAGTGTTGGCGCAATTTTATTTGCAGATATCGCTCATCCTGCCGGTCTTATAGCCAAAGGACTTTTAGGAGATCCTTTACCACATTGCCATGTGGTAACTTCTACAACCCATAAAACCTTACGTGGACCACGAGGTGGAATTATCATGATGGGGAAAGACTTCGATAATCCATTTGGATTGAAATTGAAAAATGGGAATCTTAAGAAAATGTCGGCTTTATTGGATAGTGGAGTGTTTCCAGGAAACCAAGGCGGGCCTTTAGAGCATATTATCGCAGCAAAGGCAGTAGCATTCGGTGAGGCCCTCACAGATGAGTTTCTTCATTATATGGTACAGGTTAAGAAAAATGCAAAAGCCTTGGCAGCTGCATTTGTAGCTAAAGATTATCATGTGATCTCTGGCGGAACAGATAACCACATGATGTTAATAGATCTTAGAAATAAAAATATTACTGGAAAACAGGCTGAAGAAGCTTTGGGAATGGCAGAGATCACGGTGAACAAGAATATGGTGCCTTTTGATGATAAGTCTCCTTTTGTTACCTCTGGGATTCGTATTGGAACTCCTGCTGTAACAACACGCGGACTTAAAGAAGATGATATGGCCAAGATCGTAGATCTTATAGATCGTGTGATCACCAATTTTGAGGATGAAGCTGAGCTGATTAAGATTGAAGCCGAAGTTCTGGATATGATGCAGGATCTTCCACTTTTCGCATAA